AAAGATAGCCATGCTGATAGCTGCAGCAGCAGAATCAGAAAAAATGTTATCTTGTCCTTCTCTGAATCTGTTGGTCAATGGGATTGCAGACGACGCAGCTGATATGAGCAAATACGCTACAATCTGCAGAATTTTGCATCAAAGATCATAACTTTACAACAAATACACAAGTCTCGAAAATTTGCTAAAGCGCTTCTACATTACCTGGTCGCAGGAGAAATCGACCAACAAAGAAGTCCGGCGATCGAAAAATTCCTTCTTTGAGAAATGTGAAAATGTTTGCCACACAGTGTATAATGTTGAAATAATCGAGATCGCCAATACATATCTGAAGAGATAAGAAATCTCAAAACTTTATAGACAAAAACCCAATATTGTACCAAAATGTTTGTTACCTGTACTCTTCGTACTCATCGAAGTTTCGACCGTAGCCATGTTTATTAGAGACCGTAATTATGAAAGcgagaagagagaacaaaaggCAAAATCCTCTCATGATCGGAGATGCTTTCTTGATCAAATCCTCTCTTTTCCATCTCTGAGTGATCGTCGAAAACGTCGACGTTCCAGACGCCGGCGTCGTCTTCTCCGGCGCTTCCACGTCGGTGGCTTCAACAGGTTTCTGGTTATCCGGATTCGTCATCCTATTAGATCTcaggaattttttttggtcagaatCAGTTTTTGCTTTAATTGCGAAGATTGGGGAAAGAGGAATAACAAACTTGGAAGAAAAGTAAAACTCAGTTGTTGTAAAAAACACGACATATGTGTTATTTAAGGTTTCGAGTTTTGTAATGTGAAGAAAACGCGTGGTGGCGGGAGTGATTAAAATggtaattaactaattaatgtGATTAACCAGATGTTAAATTCGACGCTTGCTATGAGGCGCACGGCGCGTAACAAAGCTGTGTGAATTTTAATCGTGGCTAGCATTTGTTTGCCTTTATAGCCAGCGAAGCCTTATCATTGGCGgactgaacaaaaaaataaaaaacttatttgaGTTTAGTTAACATTCTTATACGACCATTGTAcatattgttattatattataattcgTATAGGATTTGTGATGTTTTGATTCCGTATCTTTCGTGGTAACTGCTAAGGAAGGATATGGAATACTTCTTCAAAAGCTTAATTAAGAGAATCTATTTAGGAAACCTTTGGAATTAAAGTTTGGTTTGGATGTTTTGTGGATACagttggtttttcttttttttttttttttttttttttttttttttttNNNNNNNNNNNNNNNNNNNNNNNNNNNNNNNNNNNNNNNNNNNNNNNNNNNNNNNNNNNNNNNNNNNNNNNNNNNNNNNNNNNNNNNNNNNNNNNNNNNNNNNNNNNNNNNNNNNNNNNNNNNNNNNNNNNNNNNNNNNNNNNNNNNNNNNNNNNNNNNNNNNNNNNNNNNNNNNNNNNNNNNNNNNNNNNNNNNNNNNNNNNNNNNNNNNNNNNNNNNNNNNNNNNNNNNNNNNNNNNNNNNNNNNNNNNNNNNNNNNNNNNNNNNNNNNNNNNNNNNNNNNNNNNNNNNNNNNNNNNNNNNNNNNNNNNNNNNNNNNNNNNNNNNNNNNNNNNNNNNNNNNNNNNNNNNNNNNNNNNNNNNNNNNNNNNNNNNNNNNNNNNNNNNNNNNNNNNNNNNNNNNNNNNNNNNNNNNNNNNNNNNNNNNNNNNNNNNNNNNNNNNNNNNNNNNNNNNNNNNNNNNNNNNNNNNNNNNNNNNNNNNNNNNNNNNNNNNNNNNNNNNNNNNNNNNNNNNNNNNTGTTTTCAGTATAAACATGTGAGAAAGGATTGTTAATCTTTGTTGTCTTAGGTACACCTCAAGAACCAAGAAACATGTGCTATTCAAATATTATTGTCGGCCATTTctgttaaaatatatagaagtaAAAACATGTGCTACTAATACTACAAACATGATATAGGAAATAGATTGTTATCGAGCACAAACcaaaactttgtaaataatgTGTCTAGATCAGAGTGTATGATGTGTTCATCAGAAACACCAAATAATTGAGGGATCGGAGATCCAATTCTCATTCTAACTGGAACATTGTTAAAGACCAAGGCAAAAAACCTTAAATAGGCATTGAATTAAAACGGGGGTGATTGATcaagaaaagtttttttaaagaaaaaaggcaTAAAGTAGTTTACTAGAGAAATTGCAACGGAGtcttgtgttaaaaaaaacaatacattaCTATATAATTGACATTGTAAACATGATAAGTGACAATGTGAACATTTCCATCTTCCAGCTTTTGACTAATTCTTCGGTaagatttttcaaaacaaaccaTTACTAGATTTTGCTTAAATTTTCAGCAACATTTGACTTTAAATAGGGATAGATTGTTCAGTTGTAATACAACactttttgaatatatataatgaatgaaGCTAAGTGTTTGGTTATTCTGAGAACGATTTTTCATTTAGTTACATCTAAATTTTTCGATATACTAATGTGCAATTTCCGTAGATATCCATATGTTAACTTTGGCCCGTCAAATGGTTAAATGTATTTTCTTTATAccaactaggttttgaacccacacGTAGCGtagatttatttgatatattttgataaaaattatatataattgatgacggtaataaaatattatcttatataaaactttaaattactattaaggaaaatattaaatttcagatacacaatttttaaaaattgaaaaatcagttgtgttttaaaatcatgaatttaactcgacgtccaggcgaagcggatcaaactggtgacctcacatatcttaaac
The sequence above is drawn from the Camelina sativa cultivar DH55 chromosome 4, Cs, whole genome shotgun sequence genome and encodes:
- the LOC104782288 gene encoding CASP-like protein 4B1, whose amino-acid sequence is MTNPDNQKPVEATDVEAPEKTTPASGTSTFSTITQRWKREDLIKKASPIMRGFCLLFSLLAFIITVSNKHGYGRNFDEYEEYRYVLAISIISTLYTVWQTFSHFSKKEFFDRRTSLLVDFSCDQIVAYLLISAASSAIPLTNRFREGQDNIFSDSAAAAISMAIFAFISLALSALFSGYKLSTHSFI